The window AAAATACAAAAGTATTTTTTTCTGAGCTTGGTTTTGAAAAGTTAAGGGTTGCCCCCGAAATGATCGGCTTTAAAATTGGAGGAGTTTCAGTTTTAATGGTTACAGAAACTCAGTTTGAAAAATATGCATTAAACAAAGTCACAGATACTAGCCAAGGCAATGAGCTATTGCTATCCATTGGAGCTCCTAGTAAAGCATTTGTGGATAGAATGGCTTCAAAGGTGGAAGAGGCCGGTGGGAAAGTAATTTCCGTGCCCACAGTCATACAAGGCTGGATGTATGGTTTTACATTTAAAGACTTAGATGGACATCGCTGGAATTATTTATACATGGACTTCGATAAAATGAAGCAATAAATTACACTGCAATAAAATTGAGAAACAATGACAAAGTTGACCATTACTCCGGATTGTGCGAACTCGCCAAAAAAAGAATTCCTTAAAACTTTCAACGAATCCTTTGCAAGTGGAAATGCATCTTATATTTGCTCACATGTAAGTGAAGACATAGTTTGGGAAATCCATGGAGACAAATCTATCAGAGGGAAGCAAAACTTTTCCAATGAAATCCATGCCATGAAACACAATATCGCAGATGAGTTAATCATTCATACAATTATCACACACGGAAAAGAAGCCTCAGTCAATGGTGAAATAAAGATGGGAAAGTCTACTTATGCTTTCTGTGATGTTTATCGGTTTACTTCAGCGGGTA of the Cyclobacterium marinum DSM 745 genome contains:
- a CDS encoding VOC family protein, with protein sequence MTQELWLNLPVKDLQNTKVFFSELGFEKLRVAPEMIGFKIGGVSVLMVTETQFEKYALNKVTDTSQGNELLLSIGAPSKAFVDRMASKVEEAGGKVISVPTVIQGWMYGFTFKDLDGHRWNYLYMDFDKMKQ
- a CDS encoding nuclear transport factor 2 family protein yields the protein MTKLTITPDCANSPKKEFLKTFNESFASGNASYICSHVSEDIVWEIHGDKSIRGKQNFSNEIHAMKHNIADELIIHTIITHGKEASVNGEIKMGKSTYAFCDVYRFTSAGNTQIKEIQSYVIQTA